Proteins co-encoded in one Diprion similis isolate iyDipSimi1 chromosome 13, iyDipSimi1.1, whole genome shotgun sequence genomic window:
- the LOC124413803 gene encoding THAP domain-containing protein 1-like, which produces MVSCAACGYSKTRKRRDERITFHVFPKRPDRRDAWIRFMGRADYKPTPYSRLCSQHFTDGCFDRASTARVQLNNDAIPTIGISRLKYARMMQDEITERYLSPTTDSEDSDVPIADKDPLSNSETSIKQIELHKGQKPGSSTITLVKLDPRTAAELRKNLKSVLKTPLRSLAPSESLENPSTVINHAADSGDELTLLKQRINELETVDKLKTRKIQNLQNTIGKQKRKIDSLNKLFSDLKELYNSTRTKSGMARNGHVV; this is translated from the exons ATGGTAAGCTGTGCCGCCTGTGGATATTCGAAAACGCGTAAGAGAAGGGATGAGCGGATCACGTTCCATGT GTTTCCAAAACGTCCGGACAGACGGGACGCCTGGATTAGGTTTATGGGCCGAGCTGACTACAAACCAACGCCGTACAGCAGACTCTGTTCCCAACACTTTACTGATGGTTGCTTTGATCGTGCTTCTACTGCAAGAGTGCAACTAAACAATGATGCTATACCGACAATTGGAATTAGCAGGCTGAAATAC GCTCGGATGATGCAGGATGAAATTACTGAGCGATACTTGTCCCCTACAACGGACAGTGAAGACTCAGATGTCCCCATTGCTGACAAAGATCCATTGTCTAATTCAGAAACCTCAATCAAACAAATCGAGCTTCACAAAGGTCAAAAACCTGGCTCGAGCACAATAACCCTAGTGAAATTGGATCCACGCACTGCTGCGGAACTGAGAAAAAACCTCAAATCGGTACTGAAAACACCTTTGAGAAGTCTTGCCCCCTCGGAATCGTTAGAGAACCCAAGCACAGTGATTAATCATGCTGCTGACAGTGGTGACGAGTTGACTTTGCTCAAACAGAGAATTAATGAATTGGAGACCGTTGATAAACTGAAGACTCGCAAGATTCAGAACCTGCAGAATACTATTGGCAAACAGAAGAGGAAAATTGATTCACTCAATAAACTCTTCAGTGACCTTAAAGAACTCTACAATTCAACCAGGACAAAAAGTGGAATGGCAAGAAACGGGCATGTGGTGTAG
- the LOC124414090 gene encoding ribosome biogenesis regulatory protein homolog isoform X1: MDIVSQVLEKAAQDERLRSTEVQKHLEVEIDEGSLLAIDYNSFDAEKIKTAREDYFKQLTRDNVQLLINRIWELPTKRVDDAVVATLPKPKFVLPRTHRVPKPKPLTKWQQFAKEKGIKSNKKRKSKVTWDEQLQKWIPNYGYKRTQAESEKNWLVEVSDHADPTVDHLSLKTTAKQEKRSKNELQRLRNLAKAKNVKIPRVGIPSSDYYQDTRQIATAVTVARSSTASVGKFQNRLPKEKDAKNIKDMVPGAKKNKQPMFKPGEEVKRNLGFVDKILSKRPAISFVSNPSSESQNRQTDDESPRPKKRSKISKKGGKKPKGGKGKRDMHTKVGGRKRRQKN; the protein is encoded by the exons ATGGATATTGTATCGCAGGTGCTCGAAAAAGCTGCTCAGGATGAACGCCTGCGGTCAACTGAGGTGCAAAAGCACTTGGAGGTGGAAATAGACGAAGGCTCGCTGCTCGCGATTGACTACAACTCGTTCGACGCTGAAAAAATCAA GACTGCCAGAGAGGATTACTTCAAGCAACTGACTAGGGACAACGTCCAGTTGTTGATAAATAGGATTTGGGAACTGCCAACAAAACGTGTGGACGATGCAGTCGTAGCAACGCTGCCAAAACCTAAGTTTGTACTCCCCAGAACGCACAGAGTACCGAAGCCTAAGCCCCTGACAAAGTGGCAACAGTTCGCCAAAGAGAAAGGCATCAAGAgcaacaaaaaacgaaagtcgAAAGTTACATGGGACGAGCAGCTGCAG AAATGGATTCCAAACTATGGTTATAAACGAACACAGGCAGAATCTGAAAAGAATTGGCTGGTCGAAGTTAGTGACCATGCAGACCCGACCGTCGACCATCTATCACTGAAAACGACTGCAAAACAGGAGAAGCGCAGTAAAAATGAACTTCAGAGGCTGAGGAACTTGGCCAAAGCAAAGAACGTGAAGATTCCTCGCGTCGGTATACCGAGCTCTGATTACTATCAAGACACACGTCAAATTGCGACTGCCGTCACTGTTGCCAGATCGTCTACGGCGTCGGTCGGTAAATTCCAAAACAG ACTTCCCAAAGAAAAGGATGCAAAGAACATCAAAGATATGGTGCCAGgagcgaagaaaaataaacagccAATGTTCAAACCTGGAGAGGAGGTGAAACGGAACCTGGGTTTTGTGGATAAGATCCTATCTAAGAGACCAGCGATCTCGTTTGTTTCAAACCCCTCCTCTGA ATCCCAAAATCGACAGACGGACGACGAATCGCCAAGGCCAAAAAAGAGGAGTAAAATCAGTAAGAAGGGTGGCAAGAAGCCGAAAGGAGGAAAGGGGAAGCGAGATATGCACACTAAAGTGGGTGGAAGGAAACgacggcagaaaaattga
- the LOC124414090 gene encoding ribosome biogenesis regulatory protein homolog isoform X2: MDIVSQVLEKAAQDERLRSTEVQKHLEVEIDEGSLLAIDYNSFDAEKIKTAREDYFKQLTRDNVQLLINRIWELPTKRVDDAVVATLPKPKFVLPRTHRVPKPKPLTKWQQFAKEKGIKSNKKRKSKVTWDEQLQKWIPNYGYKRTQAESEKNWLVEVSDHADPTVDHLSLKTTAKQEKRSKNELQRLRNLAKAKNVKIPRVGIPSSDYYQDTRQIATAVTVARSSTASVGKFQNRLPKEKDAKNIKDMVPGAKKNKQPMFKPGEEVKRNLGFVDKILSKRPAISFVSNPSSE; this comes from the exons ATGGATATTGTATCGCAGGTGCTCGAAAAAGCTGCTCAGGATGAACGCCTGCGGTCAACTGAGGTGCAAAAGCACTTGGAGGTGGAAATAGACGAAGGCTCGCTGCTCGCGATTGACTACAACTCGTTCGACGCTGAAAAAATCAA GACTGCCAGAGAGGATTACTTCAAGCAACTGACTAGGGACAACGTCCAGTTGTTGATAAATAGGATTTGGGAACTGCCAACAAAACGTGTGGACGATGCAGTCGTAGCAACGCTGCCAAAACCTAAGTTTGTACTCCCCAGAACGCACAGAGTACCGAAGCCTAAGCCCCTGACAAAGTGGCAACAGTTCGCCAAAGAGAAAGGCATCAAGAgcaacaaaaaacgaaagtcgAAAGTTACATGGGACGAGCAGCTGCAG AAATGGATTCCAAACTATGGTTATAAACGAACACAGGCAGAATCTGAAAAGAATTGGCTGGTCGAAGTTAGTGACCATGCAGACCCGACCGTCGACCATCTATCACTGAAAACGACTGCAAAACAGGAGAAGCGCAGTAAAAATGAACTTCAGAGGCTGAGGAACTTGGCCAAAGCAAAGAACGTGAAGATTCCTCGCGTCGGTATACCGAGCTCTGATTACTATCAAGACACACGTCAAATTGCGACTGCCGTCACTGTTGCCAGATCGTCTACGGCGTCGGTCGGTAAATTCCAAAACAG ACTTCCCAAAGAAAAGGATGCAAAGAACATCAAAGATATGGTGCCAGgagcgaagaaaaataaacagccAATGTTCAAACCTGGAGAGGAGGTGAAACGGAACCTGGGTTTTGTGGATAAGATCCTATCTAAGAGACCAGCGATCTCGTTTGTTTCAAACCCCTCCTCTGAGTAA
- the LOC124414261 gene encoding SKI family transcriptional corepressor 2-like yields MYAAAGGASIASRRKQKRLLLHKRGGSGGGVVGGAGRGAVSSAVTSGEHHHQAQGQGRGFPGGNIHHLNHYNHHNHHNQSNQQQARTKSAPFPSSRQSRISRPPNLHPPLPSSAQHQCQPNNQHHHHHHHHHQHQQQQLIPVSPITFPISPPPLSVSLESSKSLTYSVSKSNHFPFPPPPDLRVSSSTELQCSGQSQAQGKAAWQGCSRPSPLPLTPVSPIGSRAGDGLNYKTKQCEAHRRWMKRNRIRDASYCYGSSGEEEEDGQEWSGGRRRGEVSAAVNTVLYAGLGTTALGLVISFVGTGEKGFQSSELRLVGPSLLCAGLLCCLLRVLLCLCLCHCGKCQWGSSSSAAMKSDKLEKASAKEQNNVQPAPSLLTASLLPPLRSVAATVSPPPPAVKGRELLLSAAQLSE; encoded by the exons ATGTATGCGGCAGCCGGTGGCGCGAGCATCGCGAGTAGGCGAAAGCAGAAGAGGCTTCTTCTACATAAACGAGGAGGAAGTGGCGGTGGAGTTGTCGGAGGCGCAGGCAGAGGCGCGGTATCTTCAGCGGTGACCTCGGGCGAACATCATCATCAGGCTCAGGGACAGGGAAGGGGGTTTCCTGGAGGAAATATACACCACCTTAATCATTACAATCATCACAACCATCATAATCAGAGTAATCAACAACAAGCCAGGACAAAGAGCGCCCCATTTCCATCGTCGCGCCAGAGCAGGATCTCGAGACCACCGAATCTCCATCCCCCTCTGCCTTCTAGTGCCCAGCACCAGTGTCAGCCTAATAATcaacatcatcatcaccatcatcaccaCCATCAGCATCAACAGCAGCAGCTGATACCGGTCTCTCCTATCACTTTCCCAATATCGCCACCGCCGCTATCAGTTTCCCTCGAATCTTCCAAATCGTTAACTTACTCCGTATCGAAAAGCAACCATTTTCCATTCCCACCACCCCCCGACCTAAGAGTGTCATCTTCTACCGAACTTCAG TGCAGCGGCCAGAGCCAGGCTCAGGGTAAAGCGGCATGGCAGGGATGCAGCAGACCGTCGCCTCTTCCCCTAACACCAGTATCACCAATCGGTTCACGCGCCGGTGACGGTCTGAACTACAAGACAAAACAGTGCGAGGCACACCGACGATGGATGAAAAGAAACAGG ATACGAGATGCCAGCTACTGCTACGGGAGTAGcggagaggaagaagaagacggaCAGGAATGGAGTGGCGGTCGACGAAGAGGCGAAGTTAGCGCGGCAGTGAATACGGTGCTCTATGCGGGACTTGGGACGACGGCTTTGGGTCTGGTGATATCGTTTGTGGGCACGGGCGAAAAGGGATTCCAGAGTTCAGAACTGAGGCTGGTGGGTCCGTCTCTCCTGTGCGCCGGCCTGCTGTGCTGCCTGTTGAGGGTGTTGCTGTGCCTGTGTCTGTGCCACTGCGGTAAATGTCAGTGGGGTTCGTCATCGTCCGCAGCGATGAAAAGTGATAAATTGGAAAAGGCTTCGGCAAAGGAGCAGAATAATGTGCAGCCGGCTCCGTCTCTTCTAACCGCTTCCCTCCTGCCGCCACTCAGATCGGTTGCTGCGACCGTTTCTCCGCCCCCTCCAGCGGTGAAAGGGCGAGAGCTTCTTCTGTCAGCGGCTCAACTATCCGAATGA
- the LOC124414263 gene encoding nuclear transcription factor Y subunit B-1, which translates to MENSGESGDDGGPLGTSAFLGGGGVGASYIGVQSDDLEDDPENTDDSNHGGGDPLQGRGGGCPLREQDRFLPIANVAKIMKRAIPEAGKIAKDARECVQECVSEFISFITSEASDRCHMEKRKTINGEDILFAMTTLGFDNYVEPLKVYLQKYREATKGDNPGSGPGVVPGNGKSVDQQGTIYEDQLFTIATTTGNATTSDAPVIYSYAPPDQMQFQLS; encoded by the exons ATGGAAAACAGCGGGGAAAGCGGCGACGACGGTGGGCCACTTGGTACTTCAGCGTTTCTTGGCGGTGGAGGCGTGGGAGCTTCTTATATCGGTGTTCAGTCCGATGACTTGGAAG ATGATCCTGAAAATACAGACGACTCGAACCACGGAGGAGGAGATCCTCTTCAAGGAAGGGGCGGCGGATGTCCTTTACGGGAGCAAGACCGCTTCCTGCCGATCGCGAACGTAgctaaaataatgaaaagagcAATACCGGAGGCCGGAAAGATAGCCAAGGATGCCAGGGAGTGTGTCCAGGAATGCGTATCGGAGTTTATATCGTTCATAACATCCGAAGCGAGCGACAGATGCcacatggaaaaaagaaagaccaTTAACGGAGAGGATATACTGTTCGCTATGACCACCCTCGGCTTTGACAACTACGTAGAGCCGCTTAAGGTTTATCTACAGAAATACAGAGAGGCTACCAAAGGCGATAATCCGGGCTCTGGTCCGGGCGTTGTGCCCGGTAACGGGAAGTCGGTTGATCAGCAAGGTACCATTTACGAAGATCAATTGTTCACCATCGCAACGACCACTGGGAATGCCACAACTTCGGACGCTCCCGTTATATACAGCTATGCACCTCCTGATCAAATGCAATTTCAACTATCCTGA
- the LOC124414260 gene encoding mitochondrial ribonuclease P protein 1 homolog — protein sequence MFNRVLRCLTFAKKPLSMTTRRNCRPAIEGQLSACDTLHTSNRRFCTKVDKTSAESEAYESLEENATLEISSEQLEAKLKSNPELEKFYKVLQLETEVMRQSGKLVPKVLMPEHWWKLLNMESRSRRSRYLTFLFKLEKKKENFAMKKAVAKIQREQKKQECDSEEFNEFSYGLFRNTIFMRIYPSAINHFYHSRLMTAKIHGPELIIDVGYDEQMTQRESLECAKQLIYLFSDNRTLRDPFYLSFCNVNKSSLLMKKFYKAIPTAEDYPLDINECSYTKLYDKNKLVYLTPHCHTEMTEYEPDSIYIIGAMVDKSNSQPLSLAKAKKEGLRMAKFPLSKYLIWGNGASKRLPLNQVLKILADIRTTGDWKKAFKHIPTRKVEQARSLVQDNEDYYPPQNPTWVTAELQRKRGYPLEKPPGLAQYNKGYFPPQNPTWVNNEPQKERRYVPRKTKTENWQNTSYTYENRRKKSY from the exons ATGTTTAATCGAGTACTGCGGTGTCTGACGTTCGCGAAAAAGCCGCTGAGCATGACAACAAGACGGAACTGCAGACCGGCAATCGAGGGCCAGCTAAGTGCCTGTGACACTCTCCACACGTCGAACAGACGCTTTTGCACGAAAGTCGACAAGACATCTGCAGAAAGCGAGGCGTATGAGAGTCTGGAGGAAAATGCGACTTTAGAGATAAGCAGCGAACAGCTTGAGGCAAAGCTGAAATCGAACCCAGAGTTGGAGAAATTTTACAAAGTGCTCCAACTCGAAACCGAGGTGATGAGACAGAGCGGCAAACTGGTACCCAAGGTGCTGATGCCTGAACATTGGTGGAAATTGCTCAATATGGAATCGAGATCTCGGAGAAG TCGATATCTGACCTTCCTcttcaaacttgaaaaaaagaaagagaactTTGCAATGAAGAAAGCAGTGGCCAAGATACAGAGGGAGCAGAAGAAGCAGGAATGTGACAGCGAAGAATTTAACGAATTTTCGTACGGGCTATTCAGAAACACAATTTTCATGAGAATATACCCATCAGCGATAAATCACTTCTACCACTCGCGTCTGATGACGGCCAAAATCCATGGTCCTGAGTTGATAATAGATGTTGGATACGACGAACAAATGACACAGCGGGAGTCCCTCGAATGCGCCAAACAACTTATCTACTTGTTTTCAGATAATCGCACACTTCGAGATCCCTTTTACCTGAGTTTTTgcaatgtaaataaatcttcGTTACttatgaaaaagttttacaaaGCTATTCCCACCGCCGAGGATTATCCACTAGACATTAACGAATGCTCGTATACCAAGCTTTATGACAAAAATAAGCTGGTTTACTTGACGCCGCATTGCCACACAGAGATGACAGAATACGAACCAGACTCCATCTACATAATAGGTGCAATGGTGGATAAGTCAAACAGTCAGCCGCTCTCCTTGGCAAAGGCGAAAAAAGAGGGTCTCAGAATGGCAAAATTCCCTCTAAGCAAGTACTTGATTTGGGGTAACGGTGCTAGCAAACGCTTACCGCTTAATCAAGTGTTAAAAATATTGGCGGACATCAGGACCACTGGAGATTGGAAGAAGGCCTTTAAACACATCCCTACCAGGAAGGTGGAACAAGCCCGCAGCCTTGTACAGGACAACGAAGACTACTATCCACCTCAAAATCCCACATGGGTTACTGCTGAACTGCAGAGAAAACGTGGATATCCGTTGGAAAAACCCCCTGGCCTTGCACAGTACAACAAAGGTTACTTTCCACCTCAAAATCCCACATGGGTTAATAATGAACCGCAGAAAGAACGTCGATATGTGCCTAGGAAAACGAAAACAGAAAATTGGCAGAACACGTCGTACACTTATGAaaacagacgaaaaaaaagttattaa